The following coding sequences lie in one Panicum virgatum strain AP13 chromosome 6N, P.virgatum_v5, whole genome shotgun sequence genomic window:
- the LOC120679379 gene encoding PTI1-like tyrosine-protein kinase 3, translating into MRRWFCCTHFDTPYLENENGFTKSPDRTSGNSLTSNSDPAKPPSIEVPALSFDELKEKTDDFGSKTLVGEGSYGRVYYAVLENGKHAALKKLDASADPEPDNEFLAQVSVVSRLKHENFVDMLGYCIEGDQRLLAYEFATMGSLHDILHGRKGVAGAQPGPALDWMQRVRIAVDAAKGLEYLHEKVQPSIVHRDMRSSNVLLFEDYKAKIADFNLSSQSPDMAARLHSTRVLGTFGYHAPEYAMTGQLTQKSDVYSFGVVLLELLTGRKPVDHTMPRGQQSLVTWATPRLGEDKVKQCVDPRLNGEYPPKGVAKLAAVAALCAQYESEFRPSMSIVIKALSPLLVNAPYQAAAAPDTPSEA; encoded by the exons ATGCGCCGGTGGTTTTGCTGCACTCATTTTGACACACCATATCTCGAAAATGAGAATGGATTTACAAAAAGTCCGGACAGAACAAGTG GAAACAGTCTAACTTCGAACAGTGATCCTGCGAAACCACCTTCCATTGAAGTACCGGCATTGTCGTTTGATGAACTGAAAGAAAAGACAGATGATTTTGGGTCAAAGACTTTGGTTGGTGAGGGGTCATATGGAAGAGTATATTATGCTGTTTTGGAAAATGGAAAACATGCAGCCTTGAAGAAGCTTGATGCTTCAGCAGACCCTGAGCCCGACAATGAATTTCTAGCGCAG GTCTCCGTTGTTTCAAGATTAAAACATGAAAATTTTGTGGACATGCTTGGTTATTGCATTGAAGGAGATCAACGTCTGTTGGCTTATGAATTCGCTACAATGGGCTCCCTACATGATATTTTGCATG GAAGAAAAGGTGTCGCAGGTGCGCAGCCTGGTCCTGCTCTCGACTGGATGCAAAGAGTCAGAATTGCTGTTGATGCTGCAAAAGGTCTTGAGTACCTTCATGAGAAGGTTCAACCTTCCATAGTCCATCGAGACATGCGATCTAGCAATGTTCTTTTATTTGAGGACTATAAGGCTAAAATTGCGGACTTCAATCTTTCAAGCCAATCTCCAGATATGGCTGCTCGCCTACATTCTACCCGTGTCCTCGGAACCTTTGGATATCATGCTCCAGA GTATGCTATGACTGGCCAACTGACTCAAAAAAGTGATGTTTATAGCTTTGGAGTTGTCCTTTTAGAGCTTCTAACTGGAAGGAAACCTGTAGATCATACAATGCCAAGGGGCCAGCAGAGTCTTGTTACTTGG GCAACACCAAGGCTCGGTGAGGACAAGGTGAAACAATGTGTTGATCCAAGATTAAATGGAGAGTACCCTCCAAAGGGTGTTGCCAAG CTTGCGGCAGTGGCAGCTCTCTGCGCTCAATATGAATCTGAGTTCAGACCAAGCATGAGCATTGTAATCAAGGCATTGTCTCCCCTTCTTGTAAATGCACCCTATCAAGCGGCTGCGGCTCCTGATACACCTTCAGAAGCCTGA
- the LOC120680106 gene encoding AUGMIN subunit 2-like — MAAAQQKPAKRLGGMAEALAIAADLGFPAPPPQDDQGSTDKSDDLVRVLRELTVVQRNIANLQVELQGRKDDKNIAHLTHVSEMEKKCESLAKITSILKDVIQNKDRIIARLQQPYSLDCIPVEAEYQKQFSELLLKAASDYGALTASVGDFQWSQNFREPPAVWGEMLRPIPAALASCTRFFEAMSAMRESFSTLQKLRVGHSSLLMTPSGPSGDSKFLTPPQWRDSSMLDSWKQVDDINPESDGLDSMNRRLSWPSSIKRDP; from the exons ATGGCGGCAGCGCAGCAGAAGCCCGCCAAGCGGCTGGGCGGCATGGCGGAGgcgctcgccatcgccgccgaccTCGGGTTCCCCGCCCCTCCGCCGCAG GATGATCAGGGTAGCACAGACAAAAGCGATGATTTAGTGAGGGTTTTGAGGGAACTGACTGTTGTGCAGAGGAACATTGCCAACTTGCAAGTGGAGCTACAGGGAAGAAAG GATGATAAAAACATTGCTCACTTGACACATGTTAGTGAGATGGAAAAGAAGTGTGAATCTTTGGCCAAAATAACTTCTATTTTGAAAGATGTTATTCAGAACAAG GATCGCATTATTGCCCGGTTGCAACAACCTTATTCCCTTGATTGCATACCTGTTGAAGCTGAATACCAG AAACAATTCTCGGAGCTACTTCTGAAAGCAGCAAGTGACTATGGGGCACTGACAGCATCGGTCGGTGATTTCCAGTGGAGCCAGAACTTTAGGGAGCCACCTGCTGTCTGGGGG GAAATGCTGCGGCCAATACCTGCTGCACTTGCTTCCTGCACCCGGTTCTTTGAGGCCATGTCTGCGATGAGGGAATCCTTCTCGACTCTTCAGAAGCTGCGCGTCGGCCATTCCTCTCTATTGATGACCCCAAGCGGCCCTAGCGGCGATTCAAAGTTCTTGACACCACCCCAATGGAGAGACAGCTCAATGCTTGATAGCTGGAAGCAGGTGGATGACATCAACCCCGAGAGCGACGGGCTCGACAGCATGAACAGGAGATTGTCATGGCCGTCCTCCATCAAGAGGGACCCGTAG